Below is a window of Planctomycetes bacterium MalM25 DNA.
CGGCCTAATATCAGTCGACCCACCTCGCGGCCGAATATCAGCCGTCCGACAAGTCGTCCGAATCTCACTCGGCCCACAAGTCGGCCCAACATCAGTCGACCCTCGGGTGGCCTGAAGCCGTCCACACGACCGAACGTCAGTCGACCGAGTATCAATCGACCCACGACACGCCCCAACGTGTCCCAGCGGCCGAACCTCGGCAACCGCCCCCACAGCAGCATCCCCGGGGTGAACCGGCCCTCGACGAAGCCGGGAGCGAATCGACCGAACATCAACCGGCCAGGAACCAACCGACCGGGGACACGCCCCGGCGGCTCGATCGCCAACCGACCGGGTACCGGAAATCGTCCCGGCGCGGGCAATCGTCCGAACCGCCCCGGCGGGTCGCGGCCCAACTTGCCGAACCGCCCGGGCGCCAAGCCGACGCCGGGTGGCGTGGGCGACTTCCTCGGCTTGGACAAGCCGCTGAAGCCCGATTCGGGCCTCGCCGGTAAGCTCCCCAACCGGCCCAGCACGTTGCCCGGCAATCGCCCCGGCATCGGCAACCGCCCGGGGAACGGGGATCGGCCAGGGCTCGGCAATCGGCCGAACCGTCCGGGCAACCGTCCCGGCTTGGGGAACCGCCCCGGAAATCGGCCCAACCGGCCAAACATCGGGGACCGCAACCGGCCCAACTTCGGCGATCGCAATCGGTGGACCAATAACGGGGTCATCAACAACCGCGCGAATTGGGTGAACATCGACAACATCCGCAACGTCAACCTGCACCGCAACTGGAACAACGCCTTCGGCCGCCCCGGCTGGCGGGCGCCCGGCGTGGCGCGGCGTTCGTACTGGCGTGGCTGGAGCAACGGCGTCCGCCACAACTGGGGCCACTACCACCGCTACGGCGGATGGTACGGCGGCTCTTGGTGGAACCGGCACCCGCACGGCCTGTGCGGCTGGCACTACCATTACTGGAACCACAACCGCGGTTGGGGTTACTGGTGGCGCGTGCCGGTCTGGTCGAGCTTTGCTAACTGGTTCACGTGGCAACAGCCCGCGACCGTTTGGTCGGAGCCCGTCTACTACGACTACGGCTCGGAGGGCAACGTCGTCTACCAGGACAACTCGGTCTACATCGGAGGCGAGGAGGTCGGCACGACCGAGGACTTCGCCATGAGCGCCATGGACCTGGCGACGGTCGAACCGCCCGCCTCGGAAGAGGAAGCGGCCGAGGCCGAGTGGATGCCCCTGGGCACGTTCGCCATCTCGACCGACGAGCAAGACACGGACCCCTCGATGACGGTGCAACTCGCCGTCAACCGCGAGGGGATCGTCGCCGGCACGCTGTACAACATCGAGACCGACGAGGCCCAGTCCGTTCAGGGCTCCGTCGATCGCGAGACGCAGCGCGTCGCGGTCCGTTTTGGAGAAAACGAGGACCTCGTCGCCGAGACCGGGCTGTATAACCTGACGCAGGACGAGGCGCCCGTGCTCGTCCACTTCGGCGCCGACCGGACCGAGAACTACCTCTTGGTCCGGCTCGACGAGCCCGAGGAGGGAGAAGGAGAAGAGGACGCCGCGGGCGAGTGATCGCACGTGGCCGTCACCGGGCCGGGGCGGCTTGCCCCGGCCCAGGCCCCAACGCAAAGGATTGAGAAACGATGTCCGACGAGACCCCCTCCGCCGATCCGGCCACGCCGGTCGAGAGGCCGGGCCAAGAGGCCCTGCACGCCATCCGCAGCCTCTGGTGGATCCCGCTGGTGCGAGGCGTGATGCTGATCGCCATCGGCGGCTACGCGCTGCTGCTGCCCGGCGTCACGATGACCGCCTACGCGACCATCCTCGGCGTGTTCGTGCTCCTCGACGGGGTCCTCTCGCTCATCGCCGCCGCGATGGGATGGGTCGAGTCGCGCTGGTGGATGGTCCTCCGCGGCGTGCTCGGCGTGCTCGTAGGCCTGTTTGTGCTGGCCCACCCCGTGTTGATGGGCGTGGTCGCCATCCTCTCGCTCGTGATCCTGCTGGCGATCCAGGCGATCGTGGGGGGCGTGCTCGAGATCATCGGAGCGATCCGCGAGCGCAAGGAGATCGAGGGCGAATGGTGGTTCGTCCTCAGCGGCCTGCTATCGATCGCTTTCGGCGGGGTGCTGCTGGCCCAGCCGATGATCGCCTCGGCGATGCTGGTCCGGATCCTCGGCTGCGTGGCGATCGCGTTGGGCGTCGTGCTGATCGTGGGGGGTTTCCGCCTCAAGAACCTCGGTTCAAAGGCCTTTGAGGCGGGCTGACCGCCGGGTCAGTCCACGCCGTCGCCACGCCCTCTCGAGCAACTCTTGAAGACGGCATCGACCGCCCTCACCGCGGCGGCGAGTTGCTCCTTGGTGGAGAAGACCTCGTTGTTGATCACCGCCTGCACGCGGATGATCGCGCCGGTCTTCGGCCGCCAGACCGCGTAGCGACACAACCGTGAAACGGTGCGCCCGTCCACTTCAAACTGCCCCTCGATCGACTCGCTCGTGTAGAGGTCTTGCCGGCCTTCGGCCCGATCAAAGGCGATCGGGCGGTCCAACCCGGCGCGGTCCTCGATCGACTCGGAATAGGAGATCACGTGCTCGCTGAGAGCGGGCGGATCGGGCTTTAAATCTCGCTCGCAAACCAGCAGGATCGCGTCTTGCAGCTTGCTGTAATCGTAAGCCGTGAAGCCGATAGCGTCCTCCGACTTAAACTCCGCGTCGACCCGAGAGATCGCCGGCACACGGATCGTCCCCAACCCCTCGAACAAGCTCTGCGGCTCGGATAGCCCGAGGTGCTCGACGACCGGCGTCGGCTCAATCCAACGCCAATCCTCAATCAGCTGATCCACCTCCGCCGTCTGCTCCGGATCGTTCAGCAGATATAGCGTTCTATAAAGAATCCGCGAACGCCGCGTCATGAGAATGGGAGACGGGACCGGCCTCCGCTCCGCGCCGGGGGGCAACGGCGGCGCGTCGAGCCGCACCGCCTCGACGCCATCGAGTTCGAAGTCGCTTCGACGGTAGCCGAGCCGCTCGAAGCGAGCGATCGCTTGCCGGTATCGCTGAGCGCGCTCCTCCGCGCTGCCCACCAGGGGATTGAGATCGATCGCGAACTGCGACCAGTCATCGGGGTCGTCATTGCCCGGCAACCAGCGGCCCACGAACCCGATCCGAGGCAGCGCCGGCTCGGCACGCCACCCCGCGGGGGGCGTGAAGGCGACGCCGAACGTCGGGAGGCTCTCACTCGGCTCCGGTTCGCCGCCAGCGGGTTCAGGCTCCGAAACCACTCCCGAAACGCCTTCTGGGGCGGGCGTGCTCTCCGCTGTGGTCTCAGCCGGTTGACCATCATCCGCCGCCCTTAACGGTTTCTCGACGCCACCCCGCTCAGGGGCCGGCTCGCCGGTGCAACCGGCCAGGAACACCCCGACGAGGGCGCCCAAGGCGAATCGAGATCGGAGGGGTCGCGAAGCGGGCGGGGTCGTCATGCGTGGCGGGCGTTCGGGGAGAGGAGTCGAGCCCCTATCCTTCAAGTCCAGCGGCCTTCAGACCAGCCCCCAGATGACGCCCTCGCCGGTGCCGTCGCCGCGGAAGCGGATGCGGGTGCGCTGTTGATTCCGATTGAGGCACTTGATCGTGTCGGCCAGCCGGCGTTTGGGGTCGGTGTCGCCCATCGGCGTCAGGGGATCGTCGATCCGGGGCGCCCAGCCCTCCTCCTCGAACGCGGCCAGGATCGCCTCCTGGTTCAGAGCGGGCCAACGGTATCGTTTGATAACCACGCCCGAAAGCAGCAGTTCATGGCGTTGGCCGTCCCATTGCGGGGTGGCTTCCGCCCTCGATTCGGCGTGGGGCGGCAGGCCGAGCGCGGCCTCAAAGGCCCGTTGCCCCTCTTCGGTCAGCACAAAGCAGGATTCGGCATCGAAGACGTACCGGCCGCATCGCTCCACCGAGCGGGCGCTGTCGGTCGTACGGGTCTGATCGGACCCGTGCAGCACCCACCCTTGGCTCAGCATCCAACGCAACTCGGTGGGGCCAACGCCTCGAGTCGCGAGCTCTTGGTGCATCAAGGCGAAGTCCCAGGGATCTCGCCGCGTCTGGTGGGCAAAGCGGCGGGCTTTGATGAGGGCCTCTAGTCCCTCACACAGTTCGGTCCCGGCGAGGCAACAAAGCGACGGTTCGGCCATGAGAGCGTCCTTCCTTCAACGATAGGCGCATGTCTCCGCACGTCGGTATCGCGTTCTCACGCAGTCCGCCTGGGGTGTCAATGGAAAACCAATGGAGACCGGTGACAGCCCTATGTCTTCCGGGCCTTCCTGACCGCTTCCGTATCGTGCGTCTTTGGGCGCCGCCTACGTTGCGGGGGCGTCGCGACGCCCGTGTCGCGGTATCGTTCGCAACCCACGAAGCGGGTCATGGAACTGCAACTCGGATGGACGCCCGACCTGCCCGATCCGCGCGATCGTCTGTACACGCCGTCGGGTCAATCGCCCCACCCCACAGCGTGCTTCCTAGAAGAAGAAGAGCGCCCGCTCTGGCGCCCCGCCACAAGCAAGCAAGACATCAGCCCGGCCGTTTCGATCCTGGCGACCGCTGACTGGATCAGCCGCCACCGCCGCGGCCAGCGCCTCGCCGGATCGGCCGACTTCCTCGCCGCGCGGTCCCAAGACACGCCCAGTTCGAAGCCGGCAATCGGGAGTGGCCTGCGAGACACCCTCAAGGCGTTGCGTCGCTTCGGCGCTCCGCCCGAGCCCGCCGAGGCGGCGGCGCCCTCTACCGGCGACTGCGACCCGAGCGGGTTCGCCTACGCCTCGGAATACGCGGGGATTCGTTTCTTGAGGATCGACGGACCGAAGGGGTCGCCCCAGGCCACGCTCGTGGCGGTGCGTGAATGGTTGCTGGGCGGCTCACCCTGTGTGTGCGGCTTCGCGGTGCTCGACTCGGTAGGGAAGGGACCGCTGATCCCTTACACCCCCGACCGCTCCGCCGTGGTGGGGGGGACCGCCGCGGTGGTGATGGGTTTCGATGACTCGCTGCGCGTCGATCCGTCCTCAAGGGCCGCGACGGGCGCCCTGCGGGTGCGTTGCTGCTGGGGCGTGGACTGGGGCGATTCCGGCTACGGATGGCTCCCCTATCAGTTCCTGACCGAGCGTCTGGCTCGCGACTTCTGGGGCGTTCGCCTCGAACCGGACGGAGGCCCCTCCCCGTGATTGACCTCGACCCGGATCCCTTGGAGGACCCTCCCTGACCTCAACCAACCCAACCGATGCGTGAACGCTCACTGGACGCACTCCACGAAGGGGCGCGTCGCCTCTCTTTCAACTCATAATAGGAACCCAAGCCATGCCCGCTCGAACCCTCGCACTCGGCCTCGCGGCGATCGTCGTCGCGTCGCTCGCCTCCGGCGAATCCCTCGCTCAGCGCTACTACTACGGCCAGCCCGTCTACCACAGCGCGGTCGTCCACTCGTCGGTTGTCGCGACCCCAGCGCCCTGCTCGAAGCCAACCGGTGGCGCCCCCAGCGCCAGCGATCTGTTGAAGAATTGCCACTGCGACAACCACCCGGATGAATGCAACTGCGAGTGCAAGAAGTGCTTGGATTGCATCATCACGCTGCCGCTCAACTGCTGCGCCTCGGATTGCACGACCACGCCGATCAAGTGTGATATCCTCGGCAAGGTGCCCAGGATTGATCGTGACACCGACTGCTACGTCCGGACGATCAAGTTCCAGGGGCTGACCAAGGTTCCGCAGATCGTGTGCGAGACCAAGACCTGCGTCGAGATCGACAAGAAGAAAGTCGAGTGCCTGGAAGACTGTGAGTTCGAGGTCTGTGTGCCGGTCAACAAGTGCTGCGAGCAGACGGTTCGTTGCGAGCTGACCAACAAGCTCATGAACATCGAGGCGAAGCTGCGTGACAACGGCACGTGGGACATCTACGTCGTCAACGCGAACCCGGGCAGCCCGCAGCACGCCGGGGGCATGCCCCGGGTCTGGGTGCTGTACCACTGCCTATCGCTTAACAAGCTGCAGTCGACCTTCCCGGGCCAAAGCTTCGCGAAGGCCGAGCGGGCGGAGGCTAAGGACACGAGCGTGGCCGCTGCGGGGGAAGGCCCGTCGGCGGAGAAGGCCCTTGTCACCAAGGGCTGAGGGCTTGAAACGGCTCCTCGTAGGGACCGGAAGCCGCCGGCGCTGGGCGCCGGCGGCTTTTTTAGTGTTTTTCAGCGGTTTGCCCTCCGGCGATTGTCGATCAGACTGGGGGTTTCCTTTCCCGCTTCCGACGCCCCCGATCCGGCCCGCCCCGATGGCTCAGCACAAACGCATCCTCGTGACCGGCGGCGCCGGCTTCCTCGGCTCGCACCTCTGCGACCGCCTCGTGGAGCAGGGGCACGACGTGATCTGCGTCGATAACTTCTTCACCTCTCAGAAGTCGAACGTCACGCACCTGCTCGATCACCCGAACTTCGAGCTGCTCCGCCACGACATCACCCACCCGCTCTGGCTGGAAGTGGACGAGGTCTACAACCTGGCCTGCCCCGCCGCCCCGGGACACTATCAGTACAACCCGATCAAGACGATGAAGACCTCGGTCATGGGGTCGATCAACCTGCTCGGCATGGCGAAGCGCTGTCGGGCGAAGATCTTGCAGGCGAGCACCAGCGAGGTCTACGGCGACCCGGAGGTCCACCCACAGCCGGAGAGCTACCGCGGCAGCGTCAACACGCTCGGGCCCCGCGCCTGCTACGACGAGGGGAAACGCGCCGCCGAGACGCTCTTCATGGACTACCACCGGCACAACGGCGTGAACGTCCGCATCGTGCGGATCTTCAACACGTACGGCCCGCGGATGCACCCGTTCGACGGCCGCGTGGTGAGCAACTTCATCCGCCAGGCGCTGGAGGGCGAAGACATCACCATCTTCGGCGACGGCAGCCAGACCCGTTCGTTCTGCTACCGCGATGACCTGATCGAGGGGATCATCCGCATGATGAACGGCTCGGACGACTTCGTTGGGCCGGTCAACATCGGCAACCCGGGCGAGTTCACGATCCTCGAGCTGGCCGAGAAAGTGATCGCCCAGACCGGCAGCAAGTCGAAGATCACCCACAAACCGCTGCCCGCCGACGACCCGACACAGCGC
It encodes the following:
- a CDS encoding acid-resistance membrane protein — translated: MSDETPSADPATPVERPGQEALHAIRSLWWIPLVRGVMLIAIGGYALLLPGVTMTAYATILGVFVLLDGVLSLIAAAMGWVESRWWMVLRGVLGVLVGLFVLAHPVLMGVVAILSLVILLAIQAIVGGVLEIIGAIRERKEIEGEWWFVLSGLLSIAFGGVLLAQPMIASAMLVRILGCVAIALGVVLIVGGFRLKNLGSKAFEAG
- a CDS encoding UDP-glucuronate decarboxylase; protein product: MAQHKRILVTGGAGFLGSHLCDRLVEQGHDVICVDNFFTSQKSNVTHLLDHPNFELLRHDITHPLWLEVDEVYNLACPAAPGHYQYNPIKTMKTSVMGSINLLGMAKRCRAKILQASTSEVYGDPEVHPQPESYRGSVNTLGPRACYDEGKRAAETLFMDYHRHNGVNVRIVRIFNTYGPRMHPFDGRVVSNFIRQALEGEDITIFGDGSQTRSFCYRDDLIEGIIRMMNGSDDFVGPVNIGNPGEFTILELAEKVIAQTGSKSKITHKPLPADDPTQRQPDITLAKKHLDWEPKIKLDEGLSKTIEWFQSVSLEDFRAPTPNY